The proteins below are encoded in one region of Kogia breviceps isolate mKogBre1 chromosome 8, mKogBre1 haplotype 1, whole genome shotgun sequence:
- the LOC131760833 gene encoding spermatogenesis-associated protein 31D3-like, with translation MKVPPLILIALVEPWYTSHRIPAAHEPESYDIDPTISEAYGHREKADSVEPPGEGQKVGLVVYQHQRRAKGRRKGGTPKGWRTFQSDVEEARKVLSLLQSFVLPVFCSPLGQHDDITRFRQLLCPDPFCEVCNNATAEVNRLLLPEALEDPTSSVFPLTSTAPVIESLFALFPASSTVPSRDLTPASLPEPSPLPPSALSPNPMTPLGDFFSPSPLGHSLAPEPFPSLDSEFPVDYSPPQPLAFPPLLPHDTQTADPVLPREATLSLDTSFSLDPTLSQDINPLSDLSQAVNHPDSFACHHAPSTLFYHS, from the exons ATGAAGGTGCCACCACTGATATTAATAGCCTTGGTGGAGCCGTGGTACACCTCCCACAGAATACCTGCAGCTCATGAACCAGAG AGTTATGACATTGATCCTACAATATCTGAAGCTTATGgtcacagagagaaggcagattCCGTGGAGCCCCCGGGAGAGGGACAAAAG gtAGGCTTGGTGGTCTATCAG CATCAGCGCAGAGccaaggggagaaggaaaggtgGAACACCGAAAG GTTGGAGAACTTTCCAGAGCGATGTAGAGGAGGCAAGGAAGGTGCTTTCTCTTCTGCAAAG CTTTGTACTTCCTGTCTTCTGCAGCCCCCTGGGCCAGCACGATGACATCACCCGCTTTCGTCAACTCTTGTGTCCAGACCCCTTCTGTGAGGTGTGTAATAATGCAACTGCTGAGGTCAATCGGCTGCTACTCCCAGAGGCCCTGGAAGATCCTACTTCCTCTGTGTTCCCGTTGACTTCCACAGCTCCTGTGATTGAGTCATTGTTTGCTCTGTTCCCTGCCTCCTCAACAGTCCCTTCAAGAGACCTAACACCAGCCTCTCTGCCTGAGCCTTCCCCACTGCCCCCCTCCGCTCTCTCCCCTAACCCAATGACCCCCTTAGGTGACTTTTTTTCACCCTCCCCATTGGGTCATTCTCTGGCACCAGAGCCTTTTCCTTCCTTGGATTCCGAATTCCCAGTGGACtattccccaccccaaccccttgCCTTTCCCCCTCTCCTACCACATGACACTCAGACAGCAGATCCTGTTCTCCCACGAGAGGCCACTTTGTCTCTGGATACCAGTTTCTCTCTTGACCCCACCCTTTCCCAagatatcaaccccttatcagattTGTCCCAGGCAGTGAATCACCCCGATTCTTTTGCTTGTCATCATGCACCATCAACTCTGTTTTACCACAGCTAA